One window of Candidatus Methylocalor cossyra genomic DNA carries:
- a CDS encoding type III-B CRISPR module-associated Cmr3 family protein, protein MNALLFDPLDSLFFRDGRPYHRDQSQADVVSQFPPFSPTLIGAARAALARALGWSGKGAWPSDITAMVGDGPCLKPLDFGGPYLLRDGQPVFPVPLLLLKTKAGGLIRLRPGAQPRQCDLGEAVRLPEPATKAEGAKEAEGWITLDGLAAVLAGGVPEADALLDDDALFLREARVGHQRNPDSRTIQDDNALYSPAHVRLQPKVTLALNVAGLPPKLPRVKASPLGGESRLAWIEWGEAPIGLPEPPKLAPDPDGKLRYSLVLVTPLDISELGPPRPNQPYAGLPGTLVSACLGRLQRVGGWNGRNADGGGAPLPLRPLLPAGSVLFLEADINALSDIEKLHGRKIGARTAWGFGQLVLGTW, encoded by the coding sequence ATGAACGCTTTGCTTTTCGACCCCCTGGACAGCCTGTTTTTCCGGGACGGCCGGCCCTATCACCGCGATCAATCGCAGGCCGACGTGGTCAGCCAGTTCCCGCCCTTCTCGCCGACCCTGATCGGCGCGGCGCGGGCGGCTTTGGCCCGTGCCCTCGGCTGGAGCGGCAAGGGCGCCTGGCCGTCCGACATCACCGCCATGGTGGGCGATGGCCCCTGCCTAAAGCCGCTGGACTTCGGCGGCCCCTACCTGCTGCGCGATGGCCAGCCGGTATTCCCCGTGCCGTTGCTCCTATTGAAAACCAAGGCGGGAGGGCTCATCCGCCTGCGACCCGGCGCCCAACCGCGGCAATGCGATCTGGGCGAAGCCGTCCGGCTGCCGGAGCCCGCCACAAAGGCCGAAGGCGCCAAGGAAGCGGAGGGTTGGATCACCCTCGACGGGCTCGCCGCGGTGCTGGCGGGCGGCGTGCCTGAGGCGGATGCCCTGCTCGACGACGACGCCCTGTTCCTACGGGAAGCCCGCGTCGGCCACCAGCGCAACCCGGACAGCCGCACCATCCAGGACGATAACGCCCTCTATTCCCCGGCCCACGTGCGCCTGCAACCGAAGGTCACGTTGGCCCTGAACGTCGCGGGGCTGCCGCCGAAGCTGCCCCGGGTCAAGGCTAGCCCGCTCGGCGGCGAAAGCCGGCTGGCCTGGATCGAATGGGGCGAGGCTCCGATCGGCCTGCCGGAACCCCCGAAGCTCGCACCCGACCCCGACGGCAAGCTCCGCTACAGCCTGGTGCTGGTGACCCCGCTCGATATCAGCGAACTCGGCCCGCCGCGGCCCAACCAGCCCTATGCGGGACTGCCCGGCACCCTGGTCTCGGCCTGCCTCGGCCGCCTCCAGCGGGTGGGCGGCTGGAACGGGCGGAATGCCGATGGCGGCGGCGCGCCCTTGCCGCTCCGCCCGCTCCTGCCGGCGGGGAGCGTGCTGTTCCTAGAAGCCGATATCAACG
- a CDS encoding CopG family transcriptional regulator yields MSILSIRLPDELDRQLQEEARRAEKTRSELVRDIVAEYLVKQEKARFMAELVAAAKAMANDPEAVAESLEIAEDFFPLDNEALDIAEGRKPGEPWPEETEGKWWK; encoded by the coding sequence ATGAGCATCCTGAGCATTCGCCTTCCCGACGAACTCGACCGGCAGTTGCAGGAAGAGGCGCGCCGCGCGGAAAAGACCCGCTCGGAGCTGGTGCGCGACATCGTCGCGGAGTATCTGGTCAAGCAGGAAAAGGCGCGGTTCATGGCGGAGTTGGTCGCTGCCGCCAAAGCCATGGCCAACGACCCCGAGGCGGTCGCGGAAAGCCTCGAAATCGCCGAAGACTTCTTCCCGCTCGACAACGAGGCACTGGACATCGCCGAAGGGCGTAAGCCCGGCGAACCCTGGCCCGAGGAAACCGAAGGGAAATGGTGGAAGTGA
- the cas7g gene encoding type I-G CRISPR-associated RAMP protein Csb1/Cas7g, with the protein MSFFSALTNQARLLIEAELRPVQGTRFQPTGFPDLGAAVYDGPDGRRMLLVESAQSMANRLEAVCWDSVADDWVAPLQGLPLVKVLDKTGQPLTNSVLEAHRINSPYILEGQDKTVLNILKKELADMEEGAVNIRHLAAVLLKFDTNALLHGVFLAKSDLAGGRLRLPRTLSAFIEAEDAKIAQSGGVKNDHVNPSGDTGRGFGNVPFSRDEYTAARITAYFNLDLAQIRAFGLGDQVDDLLIALALFKIRRFLATGLRLRTACDFDLAELRVTRPSGFALPELPELESLLRDLIPAVAAQGRFAAPPATVVKWEGNSKKAK; encoded by the coding sequence ATGTCCTTTTTTTCCGCTCTCACGAACCAAGCCCGCCTGCTGATCGAGGCCGAGTTAAGGCCCGTGCAGGGCACCCGCTTCCAGCCCACCGGTTTTCCCGACCTGGGCGCCGCCGTTTACGACGGCCCCGATGGCCGGCGCATGCTGTTGGTCGAATCGGCGCAGAGCATGGCGAACCGCCTCGAAGCCGTGTGCTGGGACAGCGTGGCCGACGATTGGGTCGCGCCGCTCCAGGGCCTGCCACTGGTCAAGGTCCTCGACAAAACCGGCCAGCCGCTCACCAACTCGGTGCTGGAAGCCCATCGAATCAACTCGCCCTACATCTTGGAAGGCCAGGACAAGACGGTGCTGAATATCCTCAAGAAGGAACTCGCCGACATGGAAGAAGGCGCGGTCAACATCCGGCACTTGGCGGCGGTGCTGCTGAAATTCGATACCAACGCCTTGCTGCATGGCGTCTTCCTCGCCAAGAGCGACCTCGCCGGGGGGCGCTTGCGTTTGCCACGCACGCTTTCCGCCTTTATCGAGGCAGAGGATGCGAAGATCGCCCAAAGCGGCGGCGTCAAGAACGATCACGTCAATCCGTCCGGCGACACTGGCCGCGGTTTCGGTAATGTTCCCTTCTCCCGCGACGAGTACACGGCTGCGCGAATCACCGCCTACTTCAACCTCGATCTAGCCCAAATCCGCGCCTTCGGTCTCGGCGACCAGGTCGATGACCTGCTCATCGCCTTGGCGCTGTTCAAAATCCGCCGATTCCTGGCCACCGGCCTCCGACTGCGCACCGCCTGCGATTTCGACTTGGCGGAACTGCGCGTCACCCGGCCTTCCGGCTTCGCCCTGCCCGAGCTTCCGGAATTGGAAAGCCTGCTCCGCGACTTGATCCCCGCGGTCGCCGCCCAAGGCCGCTTCGCCGCTCCGCCCGCCACGGTGGTGAAGTGGGAAGGCAACAGCAAGAAGGCCAAATGA
- the cmr1 gene encoding type III-B CRISPR module RAMP protein Cmr1, with protein MHTLTATFRIVTPMFLAGADQAKAELQAPSFKGAFRFWYRAIDPDFRNHESKIFGSTNTGQASFLLRLDEWKTGNEAWDPNAYRKWNKLHPGAPSNLSDEEQERWSLNGIRYFSYSLRMGENRRCSIPINQEFKITIAFRKKLTDEDYRRILASLWLFGHLGGIGSRSRRAFGSVMLTRWEESSAEGITIPPLPLAHGANSVKDWIETVKDGLSTLSAWFGKPTSSSPNHSILHGGRMRLFSEGHRSWEDAMDKAGYCMQVFRQRWQLTTPTSDYHQVKAHICSIDPSAATVGSALTPPVLGATLPAAPRRIAFGLPLTFRYLSLAYTKTDRSGRIITDRSGAPKLFPPQLEFIGTEHDRSASPVHVRIIKIGEKYHPLYLWMNAPLLPGNERITTKGNRSRSPTWARPTNSILAEFWKTLPAGEEIIL; from the coding sequence ATGCACACACTTACCGCGACGTTTCGCATCGTGACACCGATGTTCCTCGCCGGCGCAGATCAGGCCAAGGCGGAATTGCAAGCACCCTCATTTAAAGGAGCATTTAGGTTTTGGTATCGGGCCATAGACCCCGATTTTCGAAACCACGAATCCAAAATATTTGGAAGCACTAATACAGGACAAGCGAGCTTCTTACTTAGATTGGATGAGTGGAAAACCGGGAATGAAGCCTGGGACCCCAATGCATATAGAAAATGGAATAAGCTGCATCCAGGAGCGCCCAGCAATCTTTCTGACGAAGAGCAAGAACGGTGGTCGTTGAATGGCATACGCTATTTCTCTTATTCGTTAAGAATGGGGGAAAACCGTCGCTGCTCGATACCAATCAATCAAGAATTTAAAATTACCATAGCATTTAGAAAAAAGCTGACCGATGAAGATTATCGACGAATTCTTGCCAGTTTGTGGTTATTCGGCCATTTGGGAGGAATCGGCAGCCGATCCCGACGGGCTTTTGGAAGCGTCATGCTCACCCGTTGGGAAGAAAGTTCTGCGGAAGGAATAACAATCCCGCCACTGCCATTGGCTCATGGAGCAAATTCGGTAAAAGATTGGATAGAAACCGTTAAAGATGGTTTAAGCACTTTGAGTGCTTGGTTTGGAAAACCGACTTCGTCCAGCCCAAACCATTCGATACTACATGGCGGCCGGATGCGGCTATTCTCTGAAGGGCATCGCTCTTGGGAGGATGCAATGGATAAAGCAGGTTATTGCATGCAGGTTTTCCGGCAACGTTGGCAATTAACCACTCCAACCAGTGATTATCATCAGGTAAAAGCGCATATTTGCTCAATTGATCCTAGTGCAGCCACGGTTGGCTCAGCACTTACTCCACCCGTGCTTGGGGCCACATTGCCAGCGGCGCCACGGCGAATAGCATTCGGTCTTCCGCTTACCTTTCGATATTTGTCGCTTGCTTATACGAAAACAGATAGAAGTGGACGAATAATTACAGACAGAAGTGGGGCACCAAAACTATTTCCACCGCAGCTTGAGTTTATTGGCACCGAGCATGACCGCAGCGCATCGCCGGTCCACGTTCGCATTATCAAGATCGGTGAGAAATATCATCCCTTGTATTTATGGATGAATGCGCCCTTATTGCCGGGTAATGAGAGGATTACAACAAAAGGCAACCGTTCTCGATCGCCGACATGGGCACGACCGACCAATAGCATTCTGGCCGAATTTTGGAAAACGCTGCCAGCGGGAGAAGAGATCATACTATGA
- a CDS encoding Uma2 family endonuclease, whose translation MKAILDTYPPMSVEEYLASEEASPVKREYVAGRVYAMAGASVRHNQIALNLAVTLHSQVRGGPCQVLFADVKLHIPYHREDLFYYPDLMVCCDPTDSHSHYRERPCLVVEVLSESTRSIDTREKFIAYTQIASLEGYLILDQDRIEATLRRRETGWQKESYEGPEARLSLPCGGGLEIGLGEVYGGVEWGESGAG comes from the coding sequence ATGAAGGCGATTTTGGATACCTATCCGCCCATGTCGGTCGAGGAGTATCTCGCGAGCGAAGAAGCCTCTCCCGTCAAGCGTGAGTACGTCGCCGGCAGGGTCTATGCCATGGCCGGAGCCAGCGTGCGTCACAATCAAATTGCCCTGAATCTAGCCGTAACCTTGCATAGCCAGGTGCGGGGTGGACCCTGCCAAGTGCTGTTCGCCGACGTCAAGCTCCACATCCCCTATCACCGGGAGGACTTGTTCTACTACCCGGACCTCATGGTCTGTTGTGATCCCACCGATTCTCACAGCCATTACCGCGAGCGGCCGTGCCTGGTGGTCGAAGTGCTGTCGGAATCCACCCGCTCCATCGACACCCGCGAGAAGTTCATCGCCTATACCCAGATCGCGAGCCTGGAGGGCTACCTGATCCTGGACCAGGACCGGATCGAAGCCACCCTGAGGCGGCGCGAGACCGGCTGGCAGAAGGAAAGCTACGAAGGGCCCGAGGCCCGGTTGAGCCTGCCCTGCGGCGGAGGATTGGAAATCGGCTTGGGCGAGGTGTATGGGGGGGTGGAATGGGGCGAAAGCGGGGCAGGGTGA
- a CDS encoding Uma2 family endonuclease, with protein MPGLWQTSHSRRRFTWSDYRNWPEGERWELIDGVAYAMAPAPSTRHQQVALKLASRFEQKLSGKRCRPFTAPIDVKLSEHDVVQPDVLVVCDPAKITPTHIEGAPEVVVEVLSPATATKDLREKKALYGRYGVREYLVADPLENYLQRYRRGEDGTFEAPEIFGPQETLALLELEDVAIDLWEVFELPPPEAEPTSAEV; from the coding sequence ATGCCCGGTCTCTGGCAAACGTCCCATTCCCGTCGCCGGTTTACCTGGAGCGATTATCGGAACTGGCCCGAGGGGGAGCGCTGGGAGCTCATCGACGGCGTCGCCTACGCCATGGCTCCGGCGCCTTCGACTCGGCATCAACAGGTGGCGCTTAAGCTCGCCTCCCGTTTCGAGCAGAAGCTTTCCGGCAAACGCTGCCGCCCTTTCACCGCCCCCATCGATGTCAAGCTGTCCGAGCACGACGTGGTTCAGCCGGATGTGCTGGTGGTGTGCGATCCCGCCAAAATCACCCCCACCCACATCGAGGGTGCGCCCGAGGTGGTGGTGGAAGTGCTGTCGCCCGCGACCGCCACCAAGGATTTGCGGGAGAAAAAGGCGTTGTACGGGCGCTACGGCGTGCGCGAATACCTGGTGGCGGATCCCTTGGAAAACTACCTTCAGCGCTATCGGCGGGGTGAGGACGGAACCTTCGAGGCGCCGGAAATTTTCGGTCCCCAGGAAACCCTGGCGCTTTTGGAACTCGAGGACGTCGCCATCGACCTTTGGGAAGTATTCGAGCTGCCGCCGCCCGAGGCCGAGCCCACCTCCGCCGAGGTTTGA
- the cas10 gene encoding type III-B CRISPR-associated protein Cas10/Cmr2 — translation MTEPISSKILHFSLGPVQGFVAQARRTRDLWGGSFLLSYLSGQAMKAVLEGGGRIVFPTVHGPNRSPTDNLLAAILDPRGEKRPHIGSLPNRFKAEVPASFDPGRCRTAILDAWEKIAAAVWGKFLTEVAVKDGNGTPAIWNRQIKNFWEIVWVMGEAPADGSDNAWLDARKNWRDPVSLEPEGGDHCSVMHALQELSGWTRAQHGSAQARFWEALRGKVGKLDLRDDEQLSAVALVKRLFPKVAEEAIGWKVETRNWPSTAYMAAVPWLAELVKDRAAYDAASTYAAAIERSFNEGAYGERSTRIACLDKVDRRLAGLDGNAFHLAALANPRVTPLKPEADRSALCQELAALNRLVGHQASPFYALLLMDGDSLGALLRAHEAARISAALADFTRQVPDEVAAHNGVTVYAGGDDVLALFPARDALPAALKLEESYRAAFKGKGIEDATISAAIVYAHYKQPLATVLKTAHRQLDKIAKDQNGRASVAAAVLQSSGINIQWVASFASGAPGRLTELAEHFRQPKPPFSTGFLYGLRDLFGLWPGDAVRAGTAPEPPLDDDQLKSLLVAEAMNDRERSLEREEAERRVADLLPVIRYHRQRNGQTQAREALQPAGARLARFLAHPGDDA, via the coding sequence ATGACAGAACCCATATCCTCCAAAATCCTGCATTTTTCCTTGGGCCCCGTGCAGGGCTTCGTGGCCCAGGCCCGGCGCACCCGCGATCTGTGGGGCGGATCGTTCCTGCTGTCGTATCTCAGCGGACAGGCGATGAAGGCGGTGCTCGAGGGCGGCGGAAGGATCGTGTTTCCGACGGTCCACGGCCCCAACCGCAGCCCCACCGACAACTTGCTCGCGGCCATTCTCGATCCGAGGGGCGAGAAAAGGCCGCACATCGGCTCGCTGCCCAACCGGTTCAAGGCGGAGGTGCCGGCGAGCTTCGATCCGGGACGGTGCCGCACGGCCATTCTCGACGCTTGGGAGAAAATCGCCGCTGCGGTTTGGGGGAAGTTCCTGACCGAAGTGGCCGTTAAGGACGGCAACGGCACCCCGGCCATCTGGAACCGGCAGATCAAAAACTTCTGGGAAATCGTCTGGGTGATGGGCGAGGCTCCCGCCGATGGGAGTGACAACGCCTGGCTCGATGCCCGCAAGAACTGGCGCGATCCGGTGTCCCTGGAACCGGAGGGCGGCGACCACTGCTCGGTGATGCACGCCCTTCAGGAGCTGTCCGGCTGGACCCGGGCCCAGCATGGCAGCGCCCAAGCCCGGTTTTGGGAAGCCCTGCGCGGCAAGGTCGGCAAGTTGGACCTGCGCGACGACGAGCAACTCTCCGCCGTCGCCCTGGTCAAGCGGCTGTTCCCGAAAGTGGCGGAAGAGGCCATCGGCTGGAAGGTCGAGACCCGCAATTGGCCGTCCACCGCCTACATGGCGGCAGTGCCGTGGCTCGCGGAACTGGTGAAGGATCGCGCCGCCTACGACGCCGCCTCGACCTACGCGGCGGCCATCGAACGGTCCTTCAACGAAGGCGCCTACGGCGAACGCAGCACCCGTATCGCCTGCCTCGACAAGGTGGACAGGCGGCTCGCCGGCCTCGACGGCAACGCCTTCCACCTCGCCGCCCTGGCCAACCCACGGGTCACGCCGCTGAAACCGGAGGCGGACCGTTCCGCGCTCTGCCAAGAACTCGCTGCCCTCAACCGTCTCGTCGGCCATCAAGCCAGCCCGTTCTACGCCCTGCTGCTGATGGACGGCGACAGCCTGGGCGCGCTGCTGCGGGCCCATGAAGCGGCCCGGATTTCGGCGGCCCTGGCCGATTTCACCCGCCAAGTTCCGGACGAAGTGGCGGCCCACAATGGCGTCACCGTCTACGCCGGCGGCGACGATGTGCTGGCCCTGTTCCCCGCCCGGGACGCCCTCCCCGCCGCGCTGAAGCTTGAAGAAAGCTACCGCGCAGCGTTCAAGGGCAAGGGCATCGAGGACGCCACCATCTCCGCCGCCATCGTCTACGCCCACTACAAACAACCGCTGGCGACGGTGCTCAAAACCGCTCACCGGCAATTGGATAAGATCGCCAAGGACCAAAACGGCCGGGCCAGCGTCGCCGCGGCGGTGCTGCAAAGCTCCGGGATCAACATCCAATGGGTGGCGAGCTTCGCGTCAGGCGCGCCGGGCCGCTTGACGGAACTCGCCGAGCACTTCCGGCAGCCCAAGCCCCCCTTCTCCACCGGCTTCCTGTATGGCCTCCGCGACCTGTTCGGGCTATGGCCCGGCGATGCGGTGCGGGCGGGCACGGCGCCGGAACCGCCGCTCGACGACGACCAACTGAAAAGCCTGCTGGTCGCCGAAGCCATGAACGACCGGGAACGGAGCCTCGAGCGCGAGGAGGCGGAACGGCGGGTGGCCGACCTGCTGCCGGTGATCCGCTACCACCGCCAGAGAAACGGCCAAACCCAAGCGCGGGAGGCCCTGCAGCCCGCCGGGGCGCGGCTGGCCCGGTTTCTCGCCCATCCCGGAGACGACGCATGA
- the csb2 gene encoding type I-G CRISPR-associated protein Csb2, which produces MLAIRLQFPAGRYHATPWGRHVNEADLAWPPDPWRIVRAFIATWHRKLDPRRFPAAQLHALLARLAQDAPVYRLPPAVHSHVRHYMPVREGSTDKNILIFDAFARVSVAEPLIVAYPTLDLDTEQRELLDALLWAVGYLGRAESWAEAERLPSWCVEDANCLPGDTAVDPATGEMGELVPLLAPLSVAAYRVFRQEMLAGLGKRRLKPAERRSIEKTLPEDWLAALSLDTRDLQEAGWSQPPAARWVHYRRPFQALKPSAPLRVAVARPGPAADTARLALYGKPLPLVEDAVRVGEWARLAMMAQAKQLYGEDRIPSVLSGHGLPEGNRHGHAFYLPEDADDDGRIDHLLIHAPAGFDHNSLRALASVTRLWNRDGGEWHVLFEGQGTAAHFEPDCRLVKTASVWRSLTPYLHPWHRKKNFDVPAQLRRECRERGLPEPKSIDTLECIPVGDGRPRWPVHFHRFRCKRGLPQPDSRGCFLELRFSQPVRGPLAFGYGCHFGLGLFTAIDAA; this is translated from the coding sequence ATGCTCGCCATCCGCCTGCAATTCCCCGCCGGGCGCTACCACGCCACACCCTGGGGCCGGCACGTCAACGAGGCCGACCTGGCCTGGCCACCGGATCCCTGGCGAATCGTGCGCGCCTTCATCGCCACCTGGCACCGCAAGCTGGACCCCAGGCGCTTTCCCGCCGCGCAGCTCCACGCCCTGCTGGCGCGGCTGGCGCAAGACGCGCCGGTCTACCGCCTGCCGCCCGCCGTGCACAGCCACGTTCGCCATTACATGCCGGTTCGAGAAGGCTCGACCGACAAGAACATCCTGATCTTCGATGCCTTCGCCCGCGTTTCTGTCGCCGAGCCGCTGATCGTGGCCTACCCCACGCTGGACCTGGACACCGAACAGCGGGAATTGCTGGATGCCCTGTTGTGGGCAGTGGGCTACCTGGGGCGGGCCGAATCCTGGGCGGAAGCGGAACGCTTGCCGAGCTGGTGCGTGGAGGACGCCAACTGCCTCCCCGGGGACACGGCGGTCGATCCCGCCACCGGTGAAATGGGCGAGCTCGTGCCGCTCCTTGCGCCGCTTTCCGTCGCCGCGTACAGGGTGTTTCGTCAAGAAATGCTGGCGGGTCTGGGAAAACGCCGGCTGAAACCCGCCGAACGACGCAGCATCGAAAAAACCTTGCCCGAGGATTGGTTAGCGGCCTTATCGCTGGATACCAGGGACTTGCAGGAGGCCGGTTGGAGCCAACCGCCGGCGGCGCGGTGGGTGCACTACCGAAGGCCCTTCCAAGCGCTCAAGCCCAGCGCCCCGCTGCGGGTTGCGGTTGCCCGGCCGGGGCCGGCGGCGGACACGGCGCGCCTGGCGCTGTACGGCAAACCGTTGCCGCTGGTGGAAGATGCCGTACGGGTGGGGGAATGGGCACGCCTAGCGATGATGGCCCAAGCCAAACAGCTGTACGGCGAAGACCGGATTCCCAGCGTACTGTCCGGCCATGGTTTGCCGGAGGGAAACCGTCACGGCCACGCCTTCTATCTTCCAGAGGACGCCGATGACGACGGCCGTATCGACCACCTGCTGATCCATGCCCCAGCGGGCTTCGATCACAACAGCCTGCGCGCGTTGGCCTCCGTCACTCGACTCTGGAATCGGGATGGGGGCGAATGGCACGTGTTGTTCGAGGGCCAGGGCACGGCAGCCCACTTCGAGCCGGACTGCCGCTTGGTGAAAACCGCGTCGGTGTGGCGCAGCCTCACGCCCTATCTGCATCCTTGGCACCGCAAAAAGAATTTCGACGTGCCGGCCCAGCTGCGGCGGGAATGTCGCGAGCGCGGCTTGCCGGAACCAAAGTCCATCGACACGCTGGAGTGCATCCCGGTGGGTGACGGCCGCCCGCGCTGGCCGGTGCATTTTCATCGCTTCCGCTGCAAGCGCGGGCTACCCCAACCGGACAGCCGGGGGTGTTTTCTCGAACTGAGGTTTTCACAACCGGTGCGGGGTCCCCTCGCCTTTGGCTACGGCTGCCATTTCGGCCTGGGTTTGTTCACCGCCATCGATGCCGCATGA
- a CDS encoding type II toxin-antitoxin system PemK/MazF family toxin, producing MVEVMRRGEIWVANLNPNKGGEIGKIRPVLVLQNDAVTGQGLRTVLVAPLTSKLRVEFEPLRVPIAARDRLLRDCHIMLEHLRAIDRSRFGEGPLAALTAEEMAVVEKSLLGVLGMV from the coding sequence ATGGTGGAAGTGATGCGGCGCGGCGAAATCTGGGTAGCCAACTTGAATCCCAACAAGGGAGGCGAAATCGGCAAGATTCGCCCGGTGCTCGTCCTGCAAAACGATGCTGTGACCGGGCAAGGATTGCGCACCGTTTTGGTGGCACCACTGACCAGCAAATTGCGGGTCGAATTTGAACCCCTGCGGGTGCCCATCGCCGCGCGCGACCGCTTGCTGCGAGACTGCCACATCATGCTGGAACACCTCCGTGCCATCGACCGCTCCCGCTTCGGCGAGGGACCGCTTGCCGCCCTCACGGCGGAGGAAATGGCGGTGGTGGAGAAATCCCTGTTGGGGGTGTTGGGGATGGTGTGA